Proteins found in one Drosophila innubila isolate TH190305 chromosome X, UK_Dinn_1.0, whole genome shotgun sequence genomic segment:
- the LOC117786994 gene encoding uncharacterized protein DDB_G0271670-like isoform X1, with protein sequence MIPDFSETTSCGTSSPESTSSSSDSSASNTSPETTEIPDFSETTSCGTSSPESTSSSSDSPASNTSPETTMIPDFSETTSSGTSSHESTSSSSDSSASNTSPETTMIPDFSETTSSGTSSHESTSSSSDSSASNTSPETTMIPDFTGTTSSSSFQTSSSESSTTSSTDSLSWATTVGSAANATTDSGSSLESSSSAKDTTEDSEEISILTTIIGSSSDPPDSTTTPWTTTDSGSTKYCRIVCD encoded by the exons ATGATCCCAGACTTCTCAGAAACTACTAGTTGTGGAACTAGTTCACCTGAATCAAC CTCCTCTTCAAGCGATTCTTCTGCATCAAATACTTCTCCAGAAACAACGGAGATTCCAGACTTCTCAGAAACTACAAGTTGTGGAACAAGTTCACCTGAATCAACATCCTCTTCAAGCGATTCTCCTGCATCAAATACTTCTCCAGAAACAACAATGATACCAGACTTCTCAGAAACTACAAGTTCTGGAACTAGTTCACATGAATCAACATCCTCTTCAAGCGATTCTTCTGCATCAAATACTTCTCCAGAAACAACAATGATACCAGACTTCTCAGAAACTACAAGTTCTGGAACTAGTTCACATGAATCAACATCCTCTTCAAGCGATTCTTCTGCATCAAATACTTCTCCAGAAACAACAATGATACCAGACTTCACAGGAACTACAAGTTCATCTTCTTTTCAAACTAGTTCATCTGAATCATCAACTACCTCTTCAACTGATTCCCTAAGCTGGGCAACAACAGTGGGCTCAGCTGCTAATGCAACTACAGACTCTGGAAGCAGTTTAGAAAGTAGTTCCTCCGCTAAAGACACGACTGAGGACTCTGAAGAGATATCTATATTGACCACAATAATTGGATCTTCTTCGGATCCCCCGGACAGCACGACGACACCTTGGACAACAACTGATTCAGGCTCTACAAAATATTGTAGAATTGTTTGCGACTGA
- the LOC117786994 gene encoding uncharacterized protein DDB_G0271670-like isoform X2 has product MIPDFSETTSCGTSSPESTSSSSDSSASNTSPETTGIPDFSETTSCGTSSPESTSSSSDSPASNTSPETTMIPDFSETTSSGTSSHESTSSSSDSSASNTSPETTMIPDFSETTSSGTSSHESTSSSSDSSASNTSPETTMIPDFTGTTSSSSFQTSSSESSTTSSTDSLSWATTVGSAANATTDSGSSLESSSSAKDTTEDSEEISILTTIIGSSSDPPDSTTTPWTTTDSGSTKYCRIVCD; this is encoded by the exons ATGATCCCAGACTTCTCAGAAACTACTAGTTGTGGAACTAGTTCACCTGAATCAACATCCTCTTCAAGCGATTCTTCTGCATCAAATACTTCTCCAGAAACAACAGGG ATTCCAGACTTCTCAGAAACTACAAGTTGTGGAACAAGTTCACCTGAATCAACATCCTCTTCAAGCGATTCTCCTGCATCAAATACTTCTCCAGAAACAACAATGATACCAGACTTCTCAGAAACTACAAGTTCTGGAACTAGTTCACATGAATCAACATCCTCTTCAAGCGATTCTTCTGCATCAAATACTTCTCCAGAAACAACAATGATACCAGACTTCTCAGAAACTACAAGTTCTGGAACTAGTTCACATGAATCAACATCCTCTTCAAGCGATTCTTCTGCATCAAATACTTCTCCAGAAACAACAATGATACCAGACTTCACAGGAACTACAAGTTCATCTTCTTTTCAAACTAGTTCATCTGAATCATCAACTACCTCTTCAACTGATTCCCTAAGCTGGGCAACAACAGTGGGCTCAGCTGCTAATGCAACTACAGACTCTGGAAGCAGTTTAGAAAGTAGTTCCTCCGCTAAAGACACGACTGAGGACTCTGAAGAGATATCTATATTGACCACAATAATTGGATCTTCTTCGGATCCCCCGGACAGCACGACGACACCTTGGACAACAACTGATTCAGGCTCTACAAAATATTGTAGAATTGTTTGCGACTGA
- the LOC117787056 gene encoding uncharacterized protein LOC117787056: MQLLLSIEALWRMLLLLLVVVLTLVPLKVSGQTESTPKSRPYSRYCNRFAEEVQGSRPLCEKNSYIVAVRRCHFFCSSSNEISLGECNTKLPDKVEYPKCKDLFCTAAPSGSDSEGNFDEDVFYP, encoded by the exons ATGCAACTTTTACTTTCCATTGAGGCACTGTGGAGgatgctgctcctgctcctggtTGTAGTCCTGACTCTGGTCCCGCTTAAAGTCAGTGGTCAGACTGAATCAA CACCCAAGTCCCGACCCTATTCCAGGTACTGCAACCGTTTTGCCGAGGAAG TGCAAGGCTCCAGACCTTTATGCGAAAAAAATTCCTACATTGTGGCCGTGAGGAGATGCCACTTTTTCTGTAGCTCTTCAAATGAAATAAG CCTTGGGGAATGCAATACCAAATTGCCGGATAAGGTAGAGTATCCCAAGTGCAAGGACCTCTTCTGCACAGCAGCCCCCAGCGGATCAG aTTCCGAAGGGAACTTCGACGAAGATGTCTTCTATCCATAA
- the LOC117787012 gene encoding uncharacterized protein CG1552 isoform X1 → MMHQLSLSLWLCVCFGLSCLSYSQGFGQFHMKHYQLQRGYNNPDDSSENNNGVLRTYRRCMWEQSKFLPRRLVLLSLCSNLFCENNQIMPRSRSIFVVEKMSRPNDCLDILPEQCEQGDEEDLMYKPFPDCCPVYCNLKRRMQRLRTMHLRHRVLRNMQDQSTSSDGNTLLSEIGYNYNNY, encoded by the exons ATGATGCATcagttatcgttatcgttgtggttatgtgtgtgctttggcCTGAGCTGCTTAAGTTACTCCCAGGGATTTGGCCAATTCCATATGAAGCACTATCAATTGCAGCGCGGTTACAATAATCCCGATGATTCCAGTGAGAATAATAATGGCGTGTTGC GCACCTATCGACGTTGCATGTGGGAGCAATCCAAGTTCCTGCCTCGTCGCCTCGTCCTCCTGAGTCTCTGCTCGAATCTCTTTTGCGAGAATAATCAGATAATGCCGCGCTCCAGGTCTATTTTCGTAGTGGAAAAAATGTCTAGACCCAACGA CTGCCTGGACATTCTGCCCGAGCAGTGCGAGCAGGGGGACGAGGAGGATCTGATGTATAAGCCCTTCCCCGACTGCTGCCCCGTCTACTGCAACCTGAAGCGTCGCATGCAACGCCTGAGGACAATGCACCTGAGGCATCGCGTGCTCCGCAACATGCAGGACCAAAGCACCTCCTCCGACGGCAACACACTCCTCAGCGAGATtggctacaactacaacaactattGA
- the LOC117787012 gene encoding uncharacterized protein CG1552 isoform X2, producing MMHQLSLSLWLCVCFGLSCLSYSQGFGQFHMKHYQLQRGYNNPDDSSENNNGVLRTYRRCMWEQSKFLPRRLVLLSLCSNLFCENNQIMPRSSCLDILPEQCEQGDEEDLMYKPFPDCCPVYCNLKRRMQRLRTMHLRHRVLRNMQDQSTSSDGNTLLSEIGYNYNNY from the exons ATGATGCATcagttatcgttatcgttgtggttatgtgtgtgctttggcCTGAGCTGCTTAAGTTACTCCCAGGGATTTGGCCAATTCCATATGAAGCACTATCAATTGCAGCGCGGTTACAATAATCCCGATGATTCCAGTGAGAATAATAATGGCGTGTTGC GCACCTATCGACGTTGCATGTGGGAGCAATCCAAGTTCCTGCCTCGTCGCCTCGTCCTCCTGAGTCTCTGCTCGAATCTCTTTTGCGAGAATAATCAGATAATGCCGCGCTCCAG CTGCCTGGACATTCTGCCCGAGCAGTGCGAGCAGGGGGACGAGGAGGATCTGATGTATAAGCCCTTCCCCGACTGCTGCCCCGTCTACTGCAACCTGAAGCGTCGCATGCAACGCCTGAGGACAATGCACCTGAGGCATCGCGTGCTCCGCAACATGCAGGACCAAAGCACCTCCTCCGACGGCAACACACTCCTCAGCGAGATtggctacaactacaacaactattGA